In Ferrimicrobium sp., the following are encoded in one genomic region:
- a CDS encoding DUF3048 domain-containing protein: MAKHSRAKGGRAKQKASRTQHRVLNTMLAVVAVIVVIGGAITIGALRTSKSPVVPAKDKATSTPRAVASTLPATTASTEARCPLTDLPAPNGHVPQRAALAIKVGNDPGARPQSGLQEADVVYEVQAEGGITRFIAVFQCQSPPTVGPIRSLRWVDWHVVHQLGHPILVSAGGIIPDIDEAKAQSWMHYIDALAFVGPPFVRITSRVPPENLYGSPAEIWSLVGSTTPPPRLFDFSSTVPKGGSSVNTVYLPFSAPEDVSWQWSPSANRFLRFYSGQPAYGNGGEQLSATNVVVQFVNAPPGTYNESGPHSLGVHSQTVGEGPVWILRNGEIYKGDWVRHSLNSTTSYYLPNGQQISLAPGQTWVEVVPNWVRASITS, from the coding sequence GTGGCTAAGCACTCTCGTGCCAAGGGAGGTCGAGCGAAGCAGAAGGCATCGCGCACACAACACCGGGTCCTCAACACGATGCTTGCTGTCGTTGCGGTGATTGTCGTGATCGGCGGAGCCATCACCATTGGTGCGTTGCGCACAAGCAAGTCTCCGGTAGTGCCTGCGAAGGACAAGGCCACTTCGACGCCACGGGCGGTTGCCTCAACTCTACCAGCAACCACCGCATCGACGGAGGCGAGGTGCCCTCTCACCGATCTACCCGCCCCCAACGGCCACGTGCCACAACGAGCTGCGCTTGCTATCAAGGTTGGCAATGATCCCGGTGCGCGTCCACAAAGCGGGCTTCAAGAGGCAGACGTCGTCTATGAGGTGCAGGCAGAGGGGGGCATCACGCGGTTCATCGCCGTCTTCCAGTGTCAGTCTCCACCGACCGTGGGCCCGATTCGCTCGTTGCGTTGGGTTGATTGGCATGTGGTGCACCAACTAGGACATCCCATTCTGGTCTCCGCCGGGGGCATCATTCCTGACATCGATGAGGCGAAGGCCCAGAGCTGGATGCATTACATCGATGCTCTTGCATTTGTTGGCCCACCATTCGTAAGAATTACGTCACGGGTTCCACCCGAAAACCTCTACGGGTCACCGGCCGAGATCTGGTCTCTCGTCGGCTCCACAACGCCTCCTCCCCGCCTTTTTGACTTCTCGAGCACCGTCCCCAAGGGAGGATCGAGTGTCAATACGGTGTATCTGCCATTCTCTGCGCCAGAGGATGTGAGCTGGCAATGGAGTCCGTCGGCCAATCGATTTCTGCGCTTCTATTCCGGACAGCCGGCCTACGGCAACGGTGGTGAGCAGTTGAGTGCCACCAACGTCGTGGTCCAGTTCGTCAACGCCCCCCCAGGTACCTATAACGAGAGTGGGCCCCACAGTTTGGGTGTTCACTCTCAGACGGTAGGAGAAGGTCCGGTCTGGATCTTGCGTAATGGAGAGATCTACAAGGGTGATTGGGTTCGCCATTCGTTGAATTCGACAACGTCGTACTATCTCCCCAACGGGCAACAAATCTCGCTTGCCCCCGGCCAGACGTGGGTTGAGGTTGTCCCCAATTGGGTCAGGGCCTCGATCACGAGTTGA